In a genomic window of bacterium:
- a CDS encoding trypsin-like serine protease, whose amino-acid sequence MRTKLKTGLCCLALLTLVSCGSSDPNVDVDTPDTDASTEETSGSDETYVAEESPAIPDLGGASPEMMTQCGAHDESEDVELYEGLQGVTKEYVREYEPSTVRIQWMEEADIRRLRPDFSPGSVSGLPRCTGTLISENHVLTAGHCFTRHLRGPFRLENSRRVGPTPEQRATIMQVNFGFQLDGETSVVRVPESFPIVKLVEFRNGQFDYAIVEIGANEEGELPGAKYPVATVTTRIPEKGELIVLIQHPAGEPKRVDVGSLLAVGEDRLFYNDVDTLNRSSGSGIRDQNGAIIGVHTNGGCRKKISRKKKRANKGVPVAAFAEVSEII is encoded by the coding sequence ATGCGCACGAAGTTGAAGACAGGTCTCTGCTGTTTGGCTCTGCTGACTCTCGTATCCTGTGGTTCGAGCGATCCGAACGTCGATGTGGACACGCCGGATACGGACGCTTCTACGGAAGAGACGTCAGGCTCCGACGAGACGTACGTTGCCGAGGAATCCCCGGCAATCCCAGACCTCGGCGGCGCGTCTCCGGAAATGATGACGCAGTGTGGGGCCCACGACGAGTCCGAGGACGTCGAGCTCTACGAGGGGCTGCAGGGTGTCACCAAGGAGTACGTGCGCGAGTACGAACCATCGACTGTCAGGATTCAATGGATGGAAGAAGCCGACATTCGTAGGCTGCGTCCCGACTTCTCGCCTGGCAGCGTTTCGGGCCTCCCTCGGTGTACGGGAACGCTGATCTCAGAAAACCATGTCCTGACGGCAGGCCATTGCTTCACCCGCCACCTGCGTGGTCCGTTTCGTTTAGAAAACAGCCGGAGGGTCGGCCCGACGCCGGAGCAACGGGCCACGATCATGCAGGTCAACTTCGGCTTTCAGCTCGACGGCGAGACCTCCGTCGTGCGCGTTCCCGAGTCGTTTCCGATCGTCAAGCTGGTCGAATTCCGCAACGGACAATTCGACTACGCCATCGTCGAGATCGGCGCCAACGAAGAAGGTGAGCTGCCCGGCGCGAAGTACCCCGTGGCCACCGTCACCACCCGCATACCAGAAAAGGGTGAGTTGATCGTGCTGATCCAACATCCCGCCGGAGAACCGAAACGCGTGGACGTCGGAAGTCTGCTGGCGGTGGGCGAAGACCGCCTTTTCTACAACGACGTCGATACGCTGAACCGGTCGTCCGGCTCCGGAATTCGTGATCAGAACGGCGCAATCATCGGCGTTCACACGAACGGCGGTTGCAGAAAGAAGATCAGTCGCAAGAAGAAGAGGGCCAACAAGGGAGTCCCCGTCGCGGCGTTTGCCGAGGTATCGGAGATTATCTAG